From Demequina capsici:
GACCGCATCGAGGTGGGCTCGTGGGCGTGCGCGGCGCTCGCCACGGGAGGAGACATCTTGGTCCGCGGCGCCCAGCAGCGCCACATGGGCATGTTCCTCAACGTGTTCCGCAAGGTCGGCGGCTCCTTCGACGTCACCCCGGAGGGGATCCGCTTCAGGCACCCGGGCGGCGACCTCAAGCCGATCGCCATCCAGACCGACGTCCACCCGGGCTTCATGACCGACTGGCAGCAACCGCTCGTCGTCGCCCTCACCCAGGCCGCAGGTCTCAGCATCGTTCACGAGACCGTCTACGAGAACCGCTTCGGCTTCACCGACGCGCTCGTCCAGATGGGTGCGCAGGTACAGCTCTACCGCGAGTGCCTCGGGGACAAGAAGTGCCGCTTCGGGCAGCGCAACTTCACCCACTCCGCCGTCATCTCGGGTCCCACCCCGCTCAAGGCCGCAGAGATCGAGGTGCCTGACCTGCGCGGCGGCTTCTCGCACCTCATCGCCGCGCTCGCGGCGGAAGGCACCTCCACCGTGCGCGGTATCGGCATCATCGATCGCGGTTACGAGAGCTTCCGCGACAAGCTCGCGGCGCTCGGCGCCAGCGTGGAGTGACGTGGCGACTCCAGAGACCCGCGGATATCGCGCTGCCGCGATCTTCCTGCGCTCGATCTTCGGCACCGTCACCCGCAAGGACTGGCACGGTGCCGAGAACCTGCCCACCGACTCGGGCTTCATCGCGGTGTCCAACCACGTGAGCTACGCCGACCCGATCACGCTGGCGCACTACCTGTACAACAACGGTCATCCGCCGAGGTTCCTGGCCAAGTCCTCCCTCTTCGAGGCGCCGGTCCTGGGCCGTGCGCTGTACGGGCTCGACCAGATCCCCGTGTTCCGCGGGACTGCCAGGGCGAAGGACTCGGTGGACAAGGGCATCGAGGTGCTGCGCCGCGGCGACTGCATCGCCATGTTCCCGGAGGGCACCCTGACGCGTGATCCCGACCTGTGGCCCATGGTCGCTCGCCCAGGCGCGGCGCGGATGGCGCTCGACTCGGGCGTGCCGATCATCCCGGTCGCCCAGTGGGGCGCGCACCGTCTCCTCGCGCCATACGGCAAGGTTCCCAAGCCGTTCCCGCCCAAGCGCATCACGGTCGTCGCCGGTCCGCCGATCGATTTCACCGACCTCGCGGACCAGGGACGTGACGCCGAGACCCTCCGCACGGCGACTGACCGCATCACCTCCACCCTCACGGCCATGCTCGCGGACATCCGCGGTGAGGACGCTCCGGCAGAGCCGTGGGACATGCGCAAGGGCGGCCGACGGTCGGGGGGCGGCGCGTGACGCGCGCCGCGGTCCTCGGCGCCGGGGCCTGGGGCACCACGTTCGCCGCGGTGCTCGCTGACGCTGGCAGCGACGTCACGCTGTGGGGACGTGATCCTCGCGCCGTCGCGCAGGTACGGGACGAGCGTCGCAACGACCGCGCGCTGGCAGGACTGGAGCTGCCCGCGGGCATCCATGCGACCACGGACCCCGCTGAGGCGCTCGCGGACGCCGACATCGTCGCCGTGGCCGTGCCCGCGCAGTCGGTGCGCGCCATCGTCGCAGGGATGGGCTCGCTGGTGCCGTCGGGCGCGGTCGTGACGTCGCTCATGAAGGGGATCGAGCTCGGCACGCATCAGCGGATGTCGCAGGTGCTCGGCGAGGTCTGGGGCGTCGAAGACCAGCGGCTGACCGTGGTGTCGGGGCCCAACCTTGCCAAGGAGATCGCGTCGAAGCAGCCCACTGCCACCGTCATCGCCGGGGTGAATCCTGCCGCGACGGAGCTCGTGGCGGCCTCGACCGCGTCGTCGTACTTCCGCCCCTACACGAACTCCGACCTCGTCGGCGTGGAGCTGTCCGGGGCGTACAAGAACGTGATCGCGGTGAGCGTCGGCATCGCCGACGGGATGGGCTTCGGCCACAACACCACCGCGACGGTCATCACCCGCGGGCTCGCGGAGATCACCCGGCTCGGCCTCGCCCTCGGTGCGTCGCCCGAGACGTTCTCGGGGCTGGCGGGCATGGGCGATCTGATCGCGACGTGCGCCTCGCCGCTGTCCCGGAACCACACGTTGGGCTCGGCCATCGGCCGTGGCGCAGCGCTCCAGGACGCGATCGAGTCGACGGGCGGCACAGCGGAGGGCGTGAAGACATCGCAGTCCATCCAGGAGCTGGCGCGCGAGCAGGGGGTGGACGTGCCGATCTGCGACGCGGTGGTCGCCATGATCCACGACGGAGCTCCGAAGGAGGCCGTCCTCAACGCCCTGGTGTCGCGCCCACGCAAGGCGGAGGGCCAGTAGTGTCGAGCGTGACCGTGATCGAAGGGGTGCGATGACACGCAAGCCGACCGTCGCCGTGCTGTTCGGCGGCCGCTCGTCCGAGCACGGGGTCTCGTGCGTCACCGCGGGTGGCGTGCTGGGAGCGATCGACCGTGATCGCTACGACGTCGTGGCCGTAGGCATCACCCGCGAGGGGCGTTGGACGCGTGCGTCGACCGACCCCTCCGACTGGCGCATCGTCGACGGCATCATGCCCTCCGTGACCGACGAGGGACCCACGATCCTGCCCCCGCGGCAGGTCGGCGACCCCGAGTGGAGATCCGACGACGGAGCCTCGGTGGTGCCCATCGGAGCGATCGATGCCGTCTTCCCCCTGCTCCACGGGCCCTACGGCGAGGATGGCACCATCCAAGGCGCGCTCGAGCTCGTCGACGTCCGATACGTCGGCTCGGGCGTGCTGGCCTCGGCCGTGGGCATGGACAAGCAGTTCATGAAGGCGGCGTTCGTCGATGCGGGCCTTCCCGTCGCGCCCGGGATCGTGCTGCAGCCTGGTCAGAGCGTCGCCTCGCGCATGCCGGAGCTCGAGGCGCTGGGGCTGCCGGTCTTCGTGAAGCCCGCCCGTGCGGGGTCCTCGATGGGGATCTCCAAGGTGACGTCGTGGGACCAGCTGCGGGCCGCCGTCGCCGACGCGGTGAAGCACGACCCCAAGGTGCTCATCGAGGCGGGGATCGTCGGCCGGGAGATCGAGACGGCGGTGCTCGCCACGGCGGGCGACGTGCGTA
This genomic window contains:
- a CDS encoding lysophospholipid acyltransferase family protein, with translation MATPETRGYRAAAIFLRSIFGTVTRKDWHGAENLPTDSGFIAVSNHVSYADPITLAHYLYNNGHPPRFLAKSSLFEAPVLGRALYGLDQIPVFRGTARAKDSVDKGIEVLRRGDCIAMFPEGTLTRDPDLWPMVARPGAARMALDSGVPIIPVAQWGAHRLLAPYGKVPKPFPPKRITVVAGPPIDFTDLADQGRDAETLRTATDRITSTLTAMLADIRGEDAPAEPWDMRKGGRRSGGGA
- a CDS encoding NAD(P)H-dependent glycerol-3-phosphate dehydrogenase; translated protein: MTRAAVLGAGAWGTTFAAVLADAGSDVTLWGRDPRAVAQVRDERRNDRALAGLELPAGIHATTDPAEALADADIVAVAVPAQSVRAIVAGMGSLVPSGAVVTSLMKGIELGTHQRMSQVLGEVWGVEDQRLTVVSGPNLAKEIASKQPTATVIAGVNPAATELVAASTASSYFRPYTNSDLVGVELSGAYKNVIAVSVGIADGMGFGHNTTATVITRGLAEITRLGLALGASPETFSGLAGMGDLIATCASPLSRNHTLGSAIGRGAALQDAIESTGGTAEGVKTSQSIQELAREQGVDVPICDAVVAMIHDGAPKEAVLNALVSRPRKAEGQ
- a CDS encoding D-alanine--D-alanine ligase family protein; protein product: MTRKPTVAVLFGGRSSEHGVSCVTAGGVLGAIDRDRYDVVAVGITREGRWTRASTDPSDWRIVDGIMPSVTDEGPTILPPRQVGDPEWRSDDGASVVPIGAIDAVFPLLHGPYGEDGTIQGALELVDVRYVGSGVLASAVGMDKQFMKAAFVDAGLPVAPGIVLQPGQSVASRMPELEALGLPVFVKPARAGSSMGISKVTSWDQLRAAVADAVKHDPKVLIEAGIVGREIETAVLATAGDVRTSPQGEIVTGGDHAFYDFEAKYLDESHVQLLCPTLLDDLVAGQVADYARRAFLAVGAEGLARVDCFVAADGTVTVNEINTMPGFTTTSMYPRMWAAAGIAYPELVEALIQEALARPLGLR